A region of Acidobacteriota bacterium DNA encodes the following proteins:
- a CDS encoding DUF1801 domain-containing protein has protein sequence MPPTPRPTRTAVAADTTEAVDRFMVTLEHPHKDAIQLIRRIMCSADPAIAEGVKWNAPSFRTTGYFATTHLRTKEGIGIVMHLGAKVREVPAFQLEDPQGLLKWLAKDRALMNFAGIEDVKAHEESIQHIVRQWIAAY, from the coding sequence GTGCCGCCCACGCCCCGCCCCACCCGCACCGCCGTCGCCGCCGACACGACCGAGGCCGTCGATCGGTTCATGGTCACGCTCGAACACCCGCACAAGGATGCGATCCAGCTGATCCGCCGGATCATGTGCAGCGCCGATCCGGCGATTGCCGAAGGCGTGAAATGGAACGCGCCGAGCTTCCGGACCACGGGGTACTTCGCGACCACGCACCTGCGCACGAAAGAGGGCATCGGCATCGTCATGCACCTCGGCGCAAAGGTCCGCGAGGTCCCGGCGTTTCAGCTCGAGGATCCACAGGGCCTGCTCAAGTGGCTGGCGAAGGATCGCGCGCTGATGAACTTTGCCGGGATTGAGGATGTGAAGGCGCACGAGGAATCGATCCAGCACATCGTGCGGCAGTGGATCGCCGCTTACTAA
- a CDS encoding mannosyltransferase family protein, translating into MKLPKWATALDVVAVVMAIVALSVIIGGGFRVNVFDVRLSVTDWWRPALWSTVAMIVRHALVRQLPLPQRVVQAVVRWWRDPVTRTVLPIHIATRGGVLAVGFLAVILIGFPAEATSRWRIYSNDFLDLPARWDTGWYLGIAMQGYRFDPAVDANVQQNIAFFPAYPMAMRYLSAVLGHQPLWTGVGISLVAFFLALGYFLRLARDELRDDAAAATAVMLLAAYPFAVFFSAAYTEALFLLTLVGAVYHFRHGQLWRAAAWGFGCGLTRPNGAFLSIVLGLMAVAPMWDAVRWRPILPPPTGWPQIGKRLLSAAAPGFGMLAFSAFIYQLTGNPFKWTLQNVAWGRVYRGLDSLVLDRVDYIASNGLYSYASTQTIDLFYLLGVLFMLGAAWPVYRRFGLPYAVLLLVNLLPPMAAGGMLSMGRVTAVLFPAFLWMGDAIPERHRTAWIACFACLQGFVAVMFFTWRPLF; encoded by the coding sequence GTGAAACTGCCCAAATGGGCGACGGCGCTCGACGTGGTTGCCGTCGTGATGGCCATCGTTGCGCTCTCGGTGATCATTGGCGGCGGTTTCCGGGTCAACGTGTTCGACGTGCGGCTGTCAGTCACCGACTGGTGGCGTCCCGCGCTGTGGAGCACCGTGGCGATGATCGTTCGCCACGCGCTGGTGCGGCAACTGCCGCTGCCACAACGGGTGGTGCAAGCGGTCGTCCGCTGGTGGCGCGATCCGGTGACCAGGACCGTGTTGCCCATTCACATTGCGACCCGCGGCGGCGTGCTGGCGGTCGGGTTTCTCGCGGTGATTCTGATCGGCTTCCCGGCAGAGGCCACGTCGCGCTGGCGCATTTACTCCAACGACTTCCTCGACCTGCCGGCCCGCTGGGACACCGGCTGGTATCTCGGCATTGCGATGCAGGGGTATCGCTTCGACCCGGCCGTCGACGCCAACGTCCAGCAGAACATCGCATTCTTTCCGGCGTACCCGATGGCCATGCGCTACCTGTCGGCGGTGCTCGGCCACCAGCCGCTCTGGACCGGCGTGGGCATCTCGCTGGTCGCGTTCTTTCTCGCGCTCGGCTACTTCCTGCGGCTGGCGCGCGACGAGCTGCGCGATGATGCGGCCGCCGCGACGGCGGTCATGCTGCTGGCCGCGTATCCGTTCGCGGTGTTCTTCAGTGCCGCCTACACCGAGGCCCTGTTCCTGCTGACCCTGGTCGGCGCGGTCTATCACTTCCGTCACGGCCAGCTCTGGCGCGCCGCCGCCTGGGGCTTCGGGTGCGGCCTGACCCGGCCGAACGGTGCTTTTCTTTCGATCGTGCTCGGCCTGATGGCGGTGGCGCCGATGTGGGATGCCGTGCGCTGGCGACCGATCCTGCCGCCGCCCACGGGCTGGCCGCAGATTGGCAAGCGCCTGCTGTCGGCCGCGGCGCCGGGTTTCGGCATGCTCGCGTTCTCGGCCTTCATCTATCAACTTACCGGCAACCCGTTCAAGTGGACGCTGCAGAACGTGGCGTGGGGGCGGGTCTACCGCGGCCTCGACTCGCTGGTGTTGGACCGGGTCGATTACATTGCCAGCAACGGCCTTTACAGCTACGCGTCGACGCAGACCATCGATCTGTTCTACCTGCTCGGGGTGTTGTTCATGCTGGGTGCCGCGTGGCCGGTCTATCGCCGCTTCGGCCTGCCCTATGCGGTGCTGCTGCTCGTCAACTTGCTGCCGCCGATGGCGGCGGGTGGCATGCTTTCAATGGGCCGCGTGACCGCAGTGCTGTTTCCGGCCTTCTTGTGGATGGGCGACGCCATTCCCGAGCGCCACCGCACCGCGTGGATTGCCTGCTTCGCGTGCCTGCAGGGGTTCGTCGCGGTGATGTTCTTTACCTGGCGCCCGTTGTTTTAG
- a CDS encoding isoprenylcysteine carboxylmethyltransferase family protein, translated as MTNQALAIAVLTVVAALLMMAGELVLSSFNERQLRAKGAVEPPGDVIATMRWVYPLSFVAMAVEGAIAGPSPNAFLAGGLVLFGLAKALKVWAISSLGPRWSYRVLILPGVPLVTTGPYRLIAHPNYLAVVGELVSVAMIVAAPITGVLATFAFGMLMRARIRVEDRALGRLP; from the coding sequence ATGACCAATCAAGCCCTTGCCATTGCCGTCCTGACCGTCGTGGCCGCGTTGTTGATGATGGCCGGCGAGTTGGTGCTGTCGTCGTTCAACGAGCGCCAACTGCGCGCGAAGGGCGCGGTCGAGCCGCCGGGCGACGTCATTGCCACCATGCGCTGGGTCTATCCACTCTCGTTTGTGGCCATGGCCGTCGAAGGCGCGATCGCCGGCCCCAGTCCCAACGCCTTCCTGGCTGGCGGGTTGGTGCTGTTCGGGCTCGCGAAGGCGCTCAAGGTGTGGGCGATCTCGTCGCTTGGCCCGCGCTGGAGTTACCGCGTGCTGATTCTTCCCGGTGTGCCGCTCGTGACCACCGGTCCCTATCGCCTCATCGCCCACCCCAACTACCTGGCTGTGGTGGGGGAGCTGGTCAGCGTGGCGATGATCGTGGCTGCGCCGATCACGGGCGTGCTGGCGACCTTCGCGTTCGGCATGCTGATGCGCGCCCGCATCCGCGTGGAAGATCGGGCGCTCGGCCGCCTTCCGTGA
- a CDS encoding FAD-dependent monooxygenase gives MDDVVIAGGGPAGAFAALILARAGARVRVFERARFPRHKLCGDTLNPGALAMLARHVETAPLVAKSDDIHGMLITGPGRVAVRGVYGGGVTGRAVTRSVFDEWLLRAAAAAGAQVEEGAAIKGALVVEGRVSGVMVARDDGGAMTHPGRMVIAADGRRSTLAFTRGLARQPARPRRWAIGAYFTDVAGCSTVGEMHVRAGHYIGVAPVPGGLTNVCVVMPHAAGDPPFGSPMDLIRSRLDADPGLRDRCAAARPVGEPVMLGPMAVDADAAGEPGLLLAGDAAGFIDPMTGDGLRLALAGAEHAAAVALEVLAGRLSPLAAHVELARRRRTAFAAKWRFNRTLRSLVTYPQGVTTAALAARVMPSVFQAVIRYAGDCGTGPAKAGRYIRE, from the coding sequence ATGGATGACGTGGTCATTGCCGGCGGCGGCCCCGCCGGCGCGTTCGCGGCACTGATCCTCGCGCGAGCCGGCGCCCGCGTGCGCGTCTTCGAGCGAGCGCGCTTTCCCCGGCACAAGCTGTGCGGCGACACGTTGAACCCCGGCGCGCTGGCCATGCTGGCGCGCCACGTCGAGACGGCGCCGCTGGTGGCGAAGAGTGATGACATTCACGGCATGCTGATTACCGGCCCGGGGCGCGTCGCGGTCCGCGGGGTGTACGGCGGCGGCGTCACGGGGCGCGCCGTGACGCGCAGCGTCTTCGATGAGTGGTTGCTTCGCGCGGCGGCCGCGGCGGGCGCACAGGTCGAAGAGGGCGCTGCCATCAAGGGCGCCCTCGTCGTTGAGGGGCGGGTGAGTGGCGTGATGGTAGCGCGCGACGACGGTGGGGCCATGACCCACCCGGGTCGCATGGTGATCGCCGCCGACGGGCGTCGCTCGACGCTCGCGTTTACCCGCGGCCTGGCGCGCCAGCCGGCGCGGCCACGGCGGTGGGCCATCGGCGCCTATTTCACCGATGTCGCCGGGTGCAGCACCGTTGGTGAGATGCACGTGCGCGCGGGCCACTACATTGGGGTCGCGCCGGTGCCCGGGGGCCTGACCAACGTGTGCGTGGTGATGCCGCACGCGGCCGGCGACCCGCCATTCGGATCGCCCATGGACCTGATTCGTTCGCGGCTCGACGCCGATCCCGGACTACGCGATCGCTGTGCGGCGGCACGGCCAGTCGGTGAGCCGGTGATGCTGGGGCCGATGGCGGTCGATGCCGACGCCGCCGGCGAACCGGGACTCTTGTTGGCCGGTGATGCGGCGGGCTTCATCGATCCGATGACGGGCGACGGTTTGCGGCTGGCGCTGGCGGGTGCGGAGCATGCCGCCGCCGTTGCCCTCGAAGTCCTGGCCGGCCGACTCTCCCCGCTGGCCGCCCACGTCGAACTGGCCCGGCGCCGGCGCACCGCGTTCGCCGCCAAATGGCGGTTCAACCGCACCCTCCGGTCACTGGTGACGTATCCCCAGGGCGTGACGACCGCCGCGCTCGCGGCTCGCGTGATGCCGTCGGTGTTCCAGGCCGTCATCCGCTACGCTGGGGATTGTGGGACGGGTCCGGCTAAAGCCGGACGCTACATCAGAGAATAG
- a CDS encoding beta-ketoacyl synthase N-terminal-like domain-containing protein, which produces MSVPRVAITGIGVVSAFGAGREVYWDAIRQGRSGTRAITEFDVSTYPCKVAAPVPPLDITAAQPLSGEASARDSHADPKRYSRAALFGVIAAREAWNDAGLVFGEANAGVIIGSGGGGIDVGERQYQDFFTTGGKNVTPYAIALGICGMVSSEISIALGVRGISHVMSTGCTSSTDALGYACMLLRQGECDVLLSGGTDGCVLPGMIFGFSRMRAVSTHYNDRGAEASRPFDRGRDGFVLGEGAWMLTLELEERARARGAAVYATIDGYASTCAHTTACRWTRTASRSCAACTRPSPAPDGTPPTLATSTTTAPRRS; this is translated from the coding sequence GTGAGCGTGCCGCGCGTGGCCATCACGGGCATTGGGGTCGTCTCGGCCTTCGGGGCCGGGCGCGAGGTGTACTGGGACGCCATTCGCCAGGGGCGCAGTGGCACCCGCGCCATCACCGAGTTCGACGTCTCGACCTACCCCTGCAAGGTGGCGGCGCCCGTGCCGCCCCTGGACATCACCGCCGCCCAGCCCCTGAGCGGCGAAGCCAGCGCCAGGGACTCGCACGCCGATCCCAAGCGTTACTCCCGTGCCGCACTGTTCGGCGTGATCGCGGCCCGCGAGGCCTGGAACGACGCCGGCCTGGTCTTCGGCGAGGCGAATGCCGGCGTGATCATCGGCAGTGGCGGCGGCGGCATCGACGTCGGCGAGCGGCAATACCAGGATTTTTTCACCACCGGCGGCAAGAACGTGACGCCCTACGCCATTGCCCTCGGCATTTGCGGCATGGTGTCGAGCGAGATCTCGATCGCGCTCGGGGTGCGCGGCATCAGCCATGTCATGTCCACTGGCTGCACCAGTTCGACCGATGCGCTGGGCTACGCGTGCATGCTGCTGCGCCAGGGCGAGTGCGACGTGCTGCTGTCGGGCGGCACCGATGGCTGCGTGCTGCCGGGCATGATCTTCGGCTTCTCGCGCATGCGCGCCGTCTCGACCCACTACAACGATCGCGGTGCCGAGGCCTCGCGGCCGTTCGATCGCGGACGCGACGGCTTCGTTCTGGGCGAGGGCGCGTGGATGTTGACCCTGGAACTGGAGGAGCGCGCCCGCGCGCGCGGCGCCGCGGTCTACGCGACCATCGACGGCTATGCCTCGACCTGTGCGCATACCACCGCGTGCAGATGGACCCGGACGGCGAGCAGATCGTGCGCTGCATGCACACGGCCATCGCCCGCGCCGGACGGCACCCCGCCGACATTGGCTACATCAACTACCACGGCACCTCGACGCAGTTGA
- a CDS encoding methyltransferase encodes MRTAFVWIGALLFAVSLASGALVYGLHLGVPAPPAEPLWPAVAINVALFTVFALHHSLLARTGAKAWITRSVPADLERSVYVWVASLLFIAVCWLWQPLPGVAWTFSGVWSWGMWLVVLTGASMTGRAASAIGVWELAGVRVPAPDRPVVFTTTGLFGFVRHPIYLAWILMVFAVHPMTNSRLLFAVISTVYLIVAIPLEEASLVEAFGDRYRTYQKEVRSRLLPGIW; translated from the coding sequence GTGCGAACGGCATTTGTCTGGATCGGCGCGCTGCTCTTCGCGGTGTCACTGGCGTCGGGGGCGCTGGTCTACGGGCTCCACCTCGGCGTGCCCGCGCCGCCAGCGGAGCCGCTGTGGCCGGCCGTGGCCATCAACGTCGCGCTGTTCACGGTGTTCGCGCTGCATCACAGCCTGCTGGCGAGGACCGGCGCCAAGGCGTGGATCACGCGCAGCGTGCCGGCGGACCTCGAGCGCAGTGTTTACGTGTGGGTCGCCAGCTTGTTATTCATCGCCGTCTGCTGGCTCTGGCAACCCCTGCCTGGCGTGGCGTGGACCTTCAGCGGCGTCTGGAGCTGGGGCATGTGGTTGGTGGTGTTGACCGGCGCCTCAATGACGGGGCGCGCCGCAAGCGCGATCGGGGTATGGGAACTGGCGGGCGTTCGCGTGCCGGCGCCCGACCGCCCGGTCGTGTTCACGACCACCGGGCTGTTCGGCTTCGTCCGGCATCCGATCTACCTGGCGTGGATCCTGATGGTGTTCGCGGTGCACCCCATGACCAACAGCCGGCTGCTGTTCGCGGTGATCAGCACGGTGTACCTGATCGTGGCCATTCCGCTCGAAGAAGCGTCGCTGGTGGAAGCGTTCGGCGACAGGTACCGCACGTACCAGAAAGAGGTGCGATCGCGCCTGTTGCCCGGTATCTGGTAG
- a CDS encoding PaaI family thioesterase, which translates to MLPPPANPETGWTPVQPFPSLDSHSFLVANPSGESVRIAYFRGPEPGVLYAKAWFGRETQGPPGHVHGGAMAAVLDETMGGACWMNGHRTVAAKISVSFLEMVKLETETTVESRIERVDGRKVYVRAVLIDGARRVAESDGLFIVLREDALNKT; encoded by the coding sequence GTGTTACCACCGCCCGCGAATCCTGAAACCGGCTGGACACCCGTCCAGCCGTTTCCGTCTCTGGACTCCCATTCGTTTCTCGTCGCCAACCCGTCGGGTGAGAGCGTGCGCATTGCTTATTTCCGCGGACCCGAGCCGGGGGTGCTGTACGCAAAGGCCTGGTTCGGCCGCGAGACGCAGGGACCGCCCGGGCATGTGCACGGCGGCGCGATGGCGGCCGTGCTCGACGAAACCATGGGCGGCGCGTGCTGGATGAACGGCCACCGGACTGTGGCCGCGAAGATCTCGGTGTCGTTCCTCGAAATGGTGAAGCTCGAGACCGAGACGACGGTCGAGTCGCGGATCGAGCGCGTGGACGGGCGGAAGGTCTACGTGCGGGCGGTGTTGATCGATGGCGCACGGCGCGTGGCCGAGTCCGACGGGCTGTTCATCGTGCTGCGCGAGGACGCGCTCAACAAGACATAA
- a CDS encoding methyltransferase domain-containing protein, which produces MGLFDAETRRSGDAATRALSVTTVETDFVEKVYQGIAAAYDYTYGPTLHPGRLEAMEKMALRAGTHVLEVGVGTGINLALYPRNCRITGIDLSSKMLAKAQGRIDEKGLHHCDLAEMDATQLKFADDSFDVVYAPYVISVVPEPVKVAREMYRVCRPGGRVIILNHFKSANRVMGWIEKVISPATVHIGFTADLDLPGFLAQAELNPVSLEKVNIPKMWTLITVVKD; this is translated from the coding sequence ATGGGCCTATTTGACGCAGAAACGCGGCGTTCGGGCGATGCGGCCACCAGGGCCCTGTCGGTCACCACAGTCGAGACCGATTTTGTCGAGAAGGTCTATCAAGGCATTGCCGCGGCGTACGACTACACGTATGGCCCGACACTTCATCCCGGCCGGCTCGAGGCCATGGAGAAGATGGCGCTTCGTGCCGGCACCCACGTTCTCGAAGTGGGCGTCGGCACCGGCATCAACCTCGCCTTGTATCCGCGCAATTGCCGCATTACCGGCATCGATCTGTCGAGCAAGATGCTCGCCAAGGCCCAGGGCCGCATCGACGAGAAGGGGCTGCACCACTGCGACCTCGCCGAGATGGACGCGACCCAGCTCAAGTTCGCTGACGACTCCTTCGACGTCGTCTACGCGCCGTACGTGATCAGCGTGGTGCCGGAACCGGTGAAGGTGGCGCGCGAAATGTATCGCGTGTGCCGGCCCGGTGGCCGCGTCATCATCCTCAATCACTTCAAGAGTGCCAACCGCGTGATGGGCTGGATCGAAAAAGTGATCTCGCCCGCGACGGTGCACATCGGCTTCACCGCCGACCTCGACTTGCCGGGGTTCCTCGCGCAGGCCGAACTGAACCCGGTGTCGCTCGAGAAGGTCAACATCCCGAAAATGTGGACGCTGATCACGGTCGTCAAAGACTAA
- a CDS encoding bifunctional homocysteine S-methyltransferase/methylenetetrahydrofolate reductase, with product MKPFLTALDERVLVCDGAMGTMLYAKGVFINRCFESLNQTQPDLVVDVHGDYLKAGADVIETNTFGANRMKLRGFGLGDQVREINLAGATLARRAVEKSGQPAYVAGAIGPLGVRIEPWGKTGVDEAEAMFREQAQALFDGRVDLFILETFRDLNEIGAAIAAVRSVCDLPIVAQMTTEEDGASLDGAPPEQFAPELIARGASVVGVNCSVGPAPMLETIERISDITDVWLSALPNAGRPRDIEGRNLYLCSPEYMASYARRFIASGVRLVGGCCGTTPEHIRQIALAAKSMAPGLARHAGTAEVRTPVASQPNARPALPRESKSAMGRKLANGGFIRAIELVPPRGHVFNAALADAARLAQRGVDVVTIPDGPRSGARMSALSLAVLVQQHATVEVLLQYSCRDRNLLGIQSDLLGAHAMGVRNLLGITGDVRSLGDIPDATAVFDVDSIGLTNVITRLNHGLDIGGQSIGEPTSFHTGVMVNPSRDLDQEMRRLEFKVEAGAEFAVTRPVFDVSTFERFLARVTPLGVPIIVGIWPFESALNAEFMANEVPGVTVPDAIVERMRRTTSADSAAAEGVKVARELVEAIKGMAAGVQISTPSGRLDSALDVLDVV from the coding sequence GTGAAACCCTTTTTAACTGCGTTGGATGAACGTGTGCTCGTGTGCGATGGCGCGATGGGCACCATGCTGTACGCCAAGGGCGTATTCATCAACCGCTGTTTCGAGTCGCTCAACCAGACCCAGCCCGACCTGGTCGTCGACGTCCATGGCGATTACCTGAAGGCCGGCGCCGACGTCATCGAGACCAACACCTTTGGCGCCAACCGCATGAAGCTGCGCGGCTTTGGCCTGGGCGATCAGGTGCGCGAGATCAACTTGGCCGGCGCCACGCTGGCGCGGCGCGCGGTCGAGAAGTCGGGGCAGCCCGCCTACGTCGCCGGGGCCATCGGCCCGCTTGGCGTGCGCATTGAGCCGTGGGGCAAGACCGGCGTGGACGAAGCCGAGGCGATGTTCCGCGAGCAGGCTCAGGCGCTGTTCGATGGCCGTGTCGATCTCTTCATCCTCGAAACCTTTCGCGACCTGAACGAGATTGGCGCCGCAATCGCGGCCGTGCGCAGCGTGTGCGACCTGCCGATCGTCGCGCAGATGACCACTGAGGAAGACGGCGCCAGCCTCGACGGCGCGCCGCCCGAACAGTTTGCGCCCGAGCTGATCGCGCGCGGCGCGAGCGTTGTCGGCGTCAATTGCAGCGTCGGCCCGGCGCCGATGCTCGAGACCATCGAGCGCATCAGCGACATCACCGATGTGTGGTTGTCGGCGCTGCCCAACGCCGGCCGGCCCCGTGATATCGAGGGCCGCAACCTGTACTTGTGTTCGCCGGAATACATGGCATCGTACGCGCGCCGGTTCATCGCGTCGGGGGTGCGGCTGGTGGGCGGCTGCTGCGGCACGACGCCCGAGCACATTCGCCAGATTGCGCTGGCAGCGAAGTCGATGGCGCCGGGGCTGGCGCGCCACGCCGGCACCGCCGAGGTGCGCACCCCGGTGGCGAGCCAGCCCAACGCGCGCCCGGCCCTGCCGCGCGAGTCGAAGTCGGCCATGGGCCGCAAGCTGGCCAATGGCGGTTTCATCCGCGCCATCGAGCTGGTGCCGCCCCGCGGGCACGTCTTTAACGCGGCGCTGGCCGACGCGGCGCGCCTCGCCCAGCGCGGCGTGGATGTCGTGACCATTCCCGACGGCCCGCGATCGGGCGCGCGCATGAGCGCGTTGTCGCTGGCGGTGCTGGTCCAGCAGCATGCCACCGTGGAAGTGCTGCTGCAGTACTCCTGTCGCGATCGCAACCTGCTGGGCATCCAGTCAGACCTGCTCGGCGCGCATGCCATGGGCGTGCGCAACCTGCTCGGCATCACCGGTGATGTGCGCAGCCTGGGGGACATCCCCGACGCGACCGCCGTGTTCGACGTCGACTCGATCGGACTCACCAACGTGATCACGCGGCTCAATCATGGGCTCGACATCGGCGGCCAGTCGATCGGCGAGCCGACCTCGTTCCACACCGGCGTGATGGTCAACCCGTCGCGCGATCTCGATCAGGAGATGCGGCGCCTCGAGTTCAAGGTCGAGGCCGGCGCGGAATTCGCGGTGACGAGACCGGTGTTCGATGTGTCCACTTTCGAACGGTTCCTGGCCCGTGTCACACCGCTCGGCGTGCCGATCATTGTCGGCATCTGGCCATTCGAAAGCGCACTGAACGCCGAGTTCATGGCGAATGAAGTGCCCGGCGTGACGGTGCCCGATGCCATCGTCGAACGGATGCGCCGGACGACCAGCGCCGACAGCGCGGCCGCCGAGGGCGTGAAAGTGGCGCGAGAACTCGTGGAAGCCATCAAGGGTATGGCTGCGGGTGTGCAGATCTCAACGCCGTCGGGCCGGTTGGACTCCGCCCTCGATGTGCTCGACGTGGTATAG
- the nuoI gene encoding NADH-quinone oxidoreductase subunit NuoI: MVSFPSMIGPLAKGFALTFKHLFRRPITVNYPDQKVPMFPRYRGKQVLMRDEAGLEKCVACGLCAVACPADAIYLEAAENDGTVMAGPRYASTYQIHKTRCIFCGYCEEACPVAAIFMGKDYELAVYSKDDFVWDKTELLVPAAADQKAPMPVR; the protein is encoded by the coding sequence ATGGTATCATTTCCTTCTATGATCGGTCCGCTCGCGAAAGGCTTTGCCCTCACCTTCAAACACCTGTTCCGCCGTCCCATCACGGTGAACTATCCGGACCAGAAGGTCCCGATGTTTCCGCGGTATCGCGGCAAGCAGGTCCTGATGCGTGACGAGGCGGGCCTCGAGAAGTGCGTGGCCTGCGGGCTGTGCGCGGTGGCCTGCCCGGCCGACGCGATCTACCTCGAGGCGGCCGAGAACGACGGCACGGTGATGGCGGGCCCGCGCTATGCGTCGACCTACCAGATCCACAAGACGCGCTGCATTTTCTGCGGGTACTGCGAAGAAGCCTGCCCGGTGGCGGCAATCTTCATGGGCAAGGATTACGAGTTGGCCGTGTACAGCAAAGACGACTTCGTGTGGGACAAGACCGAGCTGCTGGTGCCCGCCGCGGCCGATCAGAAGGCGCCGATGCCGGTGCGGTAG
- a CDS encoding histidine kinase, producing MRELRRTPAVAANGREGGRTSMLQEPRFLSATQFLLTTLVVKLAAMAALATMLARYRRFRHILIFEQRNWPDRLVFALGLGLPLTAGVAARVLLNYDAADLMLEGAFLAGLIAGPYTGALVGLAIALPALAAGEYGAPFFAVGCGFAGGGLREACPKAEIWNFSPFVLLSMPRRVWNMVRRLEVNWPVVLLLAIISLETLRQAVGARYSARLFVLSSPSAWITLVVYLATIIIVSTPIKIWNNARIEHRLQEQEKLLLAAKVEALKSQINPHFLFNTLASVSSLIRLQPETAREVIQKLSGLLRKLMSNQVQFVTLREELAALDEYLDIEVIRFGPRLAVRKSIAPDTLDIIIPSLLLQPLVENCIKHGFARKVGPGTITIRSWRESRQVFIEVTDDGLGISEERLVDALSSGIGLSNVNERLRVLYGAMGRLELTGSPGRGACARVQIPLDLASERITA from the coding sequence GTGCGCGAGCTACGGCGGACGCCCGCCGTAGCGGCCAACGGCCGCGAAGGCGGGCGGACCAGCATGCTGCAAGAACCCAGATTCCTCTCCGCCACGCAGTTCCTGCTGACGACCCTGGTCGTCAAGCTCGCGGCCATGGCCGCGCTCGCGACCATGCTCGCCCGTTACCGGCGCTTTCGTCACATCCTGATCTTCGAGCAGCGCAACTGGCCCGACCGGCTGGTGTTCGCCCTGGGCCTGGGGTTGCCGCTCACGGCCGGGGTCGCGGCCCGCGTGCTGCTCAACTACGACGCCGCCGACCTGATGCTCGAGGGCGCGTTTCTCGCCGGCCTGATCGCCGGCCCCTACACCGGCGCGCTGGTGGGCCTGGCCATCGCCTTGCCGGCGCTGGCCGCCGGCGAGTACGGCGCGCCGTTCTTTGCCGTCGGGTGCGGCTTTGCCGGCGGCGGGTTGCGCGAGGCGTGCCCCAAGGCCGAAATCTGGAACTTCTCGCCGTTCGTGTTGCTAAGCATGCCGCGCCGCGTCTGGAACATGGTCCGCCGCCTCGAGGTGAACTGGCCGGTGGTGCTGCTGCTGGCCATCATCAGCCTCGAAACCCTGCGACAGGCCGTCGGCGCCCGCTACTCGGCACGCCTGTTCGTGCTGTCGAGCCCCTCGGCCTGGATCACGCTGGTCGTCTACCTCGCCACGATCATCATCGTGTCCACGCCGATCAAGATCTGGAACAACGCCCGCATCGAGCATCGCCTGCAGGAACAGGAAAAGCTGCTGCTGGCCGCCAAGGTCGAAGCCCTCAAGAGCCAGATCAATCCGCATTTCCTGTTCAACACGCTGGCCTCGGTCTCGTCGCTGATCCGCCTGCAGCCCGAAACCGCGCGCGAGGTGATCCAGAAGCTGTCGGGCCTGCTCCGCAAGCTGATGAGCAACCAGGTGCAGTTCGTCACGCTGCGCGAAGAGCTGGCCGCGCTCGACGAATATCTCGACATCGAGGTGATCCGGTTCGGGCCGCGGCTGGCCGTCCGCAAGTCGATCGCGCCCGACACGCTCGACATCATCATCCCCAGCCTCCTGCTGCAGCCGCTCGTCGAGAACTGCATCAAGCACGGCTTTGCCCGCAAGGTCGGGCCCGGCACCATCACCATCCGGAGCTGGCGTGAAAGCCGCCAGGTGTTCATCGAGGTCACCGACGATGGCCTGGGCATTTCGGAAGAGCGTCTCGTGGACGCGCTGTCGAGCGGCATCGGCCTGAGCAACGTCAACGAGCGCCTGCGCGTGTTGTACGGGGCGATGGGCCGCCTCGAGCTGACCGGCTCGCCCGGACGCGGGGCGTGCGCGCGGGTCCAGATCCCACTCGACCTCGCCAGCGAAAGAATCACCGCATGA